One genomic window of Cricetulus griseus strain 17A/GY chromosome 3, alternate assembly CriGri-PICRH-1.0, whole genome shotgun sequence includes the following:
- the LOC100757164 gene encoding olfactory receptor 5B3-like, whose product MWMENRTEVSHFLLLGLTNDTNLQLPLFVTFLLIYTITVVGNLGIILLIFLDSGLHTPMYFFLGNLSLVDFCYSSAVTPTVMAGLLIGNKIMSYNDCATQMFCFTAFASVENYLLASMAYDRYAAVCKPLHYSTTMTTSVCAWLIIGCYVLGFLNASIYTGDAFSLSFCDSNVVHHFFCDIPAVMVLSCSDRHINELLLVYVVSFNIFFAIIVIWISYILIFISILQMHTAAGYRKAVSTCASHFTAVSIFYGTVIFMYLQPSSNHSMDTDKIASVFYTMVIPMLNPMVYSLRNKEVSNELK is encoded by the exons ATGTGGATGGAGAACCGGACAGAAGTGTCACACTTCCTGCTGCTGGGACTCACCAATGACACAAATCTGCAGCTTCCCCTTTTTGTCACCTTCCTTCTCATCTACACCATCACCGTGGTGGGGAACCTGGGGATTATCCTGTTAATTTTCCTGGACTCTGGGCTTCACACTCCAATGTACTTTTTCCTAGGTAATCTCTCTCTGGTGGATTTTTGTTATTCTTCAGCTGTTACCCCAACAGTGATGGCTGGACTTCTTATAGGAAACAAAATCATGTCATACAATGACTGTGCTACACAGATGTTCTGTTTCACTGCCTTTGCCAGTGTGGAAAACTACCTATTAGCCTCAATGGCATATGATCGCTATGCAGCAGTGTGTAAGCCTCTACACTATTCCACAACCATgactacaagtgtgtgtgcatggttgaTCATAGGCTGTTATGTCCTAGGTTTCCTAAATGCTTCCATCTACACTGGAGATGCATTCAGTCTCTCCTTCTGTGACTCCAATGTAGTCCATCATTTTTTTTGTGATATTCCTGCGGTTATGGTTCTTTCTTGCTCTGATAGGCATATCAATGAGCTGCTTCTTGTTTATGTAGTGAGCTTCAATATCTTTTTTGCTATAATAGTCATCTGGATATCTTATatactcatttttatttccatCCTACAAATGCACACAGCTGCAGGATATCGAAAGGCTGTATCAACCTGTGCCTCCCATTTCACTGCAGTCTCTATTTTCTATGGGACTGTCATCTTCATGTATTTACAGCCCAGCTCTAATCATTCCATGGACACAGACAAAATTGCATCTGTGTTCTACACCATGGTTATTCCCATGCTGAATCCTATGGTGTACAGTCTGAGGAACAAGGAG GTCTCAAATGAATTGAAATAa